The Plasmodium malariae genome assembly, chromosome: 3 genome window below encodes:
- the PmUG01_03016800 gene encoding ribosomal protein L25, putative: MNLFKLSSWKNSYFMYHTKRNHLNYKLYLKFKQWDYLKKEIINYFNSNSKINTVVDLKARRWEKFKKKELIQVHGYVPAIIWKYGIEKRICIDHKLIDEYAFEEDDGHLSLLFSARLFRIHIEGDVIECVVSHVEADPRLIGCPAYINGYHVQLALNYIKCKVMGNNIPPPFQIDVSKLTYKEPYNSIKLKDLMHLLPENGDVIFSEDYDLNETEVVWTYEPGKIPETPLPDDYIDPNFVNRKGKRIQLTYKDYWPKQ, encoded by the exons ATGAATCTCTTCAAGTTAAGTAGCTGGAAAAATAGCTATTTTATGTATCACACAAAAAGAAATCATTTAAACTATAAATTATACCTGAAATTTAAACAGTGggattatttgaaaaaagaaataataaattacttCAACTCGAATAGTAAGATAAACACAGTTGTTGACTTAAAAGCGAGGCGTTGggaaaaatttaagaaaaaagaattgaTTCAAGTACATGGTTACGTACCTGCTATTATTTGGAAATATGGtattgaaaaaagaatttgtATTGATCATAAATTAATTGATGAATACGCTTTTGAGGAGGACGATGGACACTTATCTTTGT TATTTTCTGCAAGATTGTTTAGAATACATATCGAAGGGGATGTTATTGAATGTGTTGTGTCTCACGTTGAGGCAGATCCTC GTCTGATTGGATGTCCAGCATATATTAATGGTTATCATGTTCAGTTAGCActaaattacataaaatgtAAAGTAATGGGAAATAACATTCCACCTCCATTTCAAATTGATGTTTCGAAGTTAACGTATAAGGAACCTTACAATTCGATCAAACTGAAGGACTTAATG CATTTATTACCAGAAAATGGGGACGTTATTTTTTCTGAGGATTACGACTTAAATGAAACAGAAGTCGTGTGGACATATGAACCTGGAAAG ATTCCCGAAACACCCTTACCAGATGATTACATTGATCCAAATTTTGTGAACAGAAAAGGGAAAAGGATTCAACTAACATACAAAGACTACTGGCCAAAGCAATAA
- the PmUG01_03016900 gene encoding conserved Plasmodium protein, unknown function has protein sequence MSFDEDSPFLYENLKSILQASHKVHDKRKKYVDHIFDLAFHNLHPKRTSYKGEEKSNEINCNGLITRIHNNESYYENDALATLNEPFSDIANTEQWLKPFNKDNFCLKEKYNKNRFCCTENFGCFKELKKNDDRTLFIKNVKRKFINDLCEYYNKLRVKYFDENLLFENSTTDDKDFKLKESTSENEGIPNNRMSCNYLKKDYILTIRKFYFIKHLYNLCTYIYTYAYIYIHTYIGSSEDTPDNRHSDISILRKNNCKLNEKNKIQQSLFHLGERTYAPPYSNNKKCIPEIFSNQDKEYIYVSADVNLSAKRENRSAFKLMNENSRNYIKTDRKDKFFRNMKKEIPNKQFINIKNKNTYFDSNKKKIPLVLSCEKKETDLKQKTKNYGNHKELNKGNIHIEKEKRVNNISKEFSSDLDNSKNEHVIYVSPNSDNTTVSRTKKGMIKYTPELFYNSERFNRTKLKLTHNKSFLESQQNLSKLCKLNEVNKSNKINRSNKINRSNKNNIIKNLDLPGQGDKRKMEAENIILNNYQRNLENKSNKSFKGILYTVKEKIDLVTDSEGSTTSVNVQKNKAKEYIVNKLNKVELGNKLTQTNLHREDHNDDDTHTSWESHNKDILNFSNKNEKKSEYETKKKFYKSAASVSRIIKWYNKKIPSMNKMTHERKQSFSKKRPDKRQKCRKKKGGTKPDNRKLGKKVVEKNKMINEKKNWTESSYEAEKKKILLYEKHKFENKQLDYYFDMNKPKGEIIEKGNFKKKTKKKKENISMKKKKKKDSYHYMHDEDNNMETNKYVSPRFSNMETFSVMCVEEKSGSNDIEKLNYDKDYKSGRKAYTKLHTNGRSEKNRGKRSYGILNIFKSSTDSIHIKSNSISHEKMNLNNEWNEKVKQNEEVVWGKADRESGEDRKGSEIYSLERSEKNYDRDRHVSEWKTRRACKNTLDIYSKENIYTNTQFRRIIEKRKRNDINVNIEEGTTNSDYYDDDDNDREKKIKPKNSKNGKGNFYYGIVNYEKLRKENTKSRGNIDNAKSYRTISTNSLLYMNEYDKVADEQYYGDDESSHLSSSSSEIHYSNRRESYINFYSKMYIGKSSEEQCCVQKNEQYCYDYSSYREKHEEGNFTAIGNIPKESSIIKSNVVYSDDNTKDLIRSNNKLHTDVLLHNKLVPGGVGGTKVLISSSLENSVRDNFTKRAFIMHEEMYKVLKKKKYDNEIENILKIFSKHVKAKRTYNKSDDYLVVKKKKKRSNKQNVKKKIQKMGSKKRCNKIEREELKTQNIDLTSYTKPIKKMDKIYLDKAPKSLPLTMLIIRNFEENKEKVDKHIKVRYKVELTTNMKSTLKLKESIEKEKQLFSRIEKIYNFCDVYKEETNEKYDYNLVDTFIPFPNMKRFSNNLEPYKMITFNTTAEKEGKKNVSFNISRIVKNNWGKNTHKNKFTPYNNNSIRAVKELEKRNVYTFGKKSNLLSKRDTYNKVCNGGGGSIKLPTKMIVFSKKGGKNTAFSPLSRKNTLKHNFNRDMLLLNRREEQYENGTSTYDVTSPLPKQALKVDDFTCESKYFEKNKYSTNIEQYSVVIRNSMEKEKKKEVFLKERNKLKSPRRVKSSTDINISTTKLSNDKKINENFTIKNETLPKVNEVYICKGKSTNNIQDEIIRYGQLKNSLTAGFKKISSKGKENISHVIKGQNSDSYSSLDPFESEKRNNRNYKDVKKGVEGKKITSCFDNDRVVSIDESENFIKHYREREETTHEREETTHEREETTHEREETTHEREETTLERDKSTREGLPKGEELHKEKDKYKTKIYHKKKDINGSVSNNDSSNCSMDKNNKLIPGIVDSIVHVSERNAFNKVYPVNKEEMNGNKTGIYSKILYEEENTRKRDKDGKNLTGEKAKVEGIYEKCKLKKDTIRIYPNWLNEENEYLYERVSPIFAKEFHKFSKENLKEKKRRRKEKRMYKKGKCLSRLNSLSRLSRLSRLNSLSRLGRLSRLGRLSRLNSLSRLSKLSRLNKLNMSFASNSKGEETILGCLAKKEGNKYNFVSKIRYDDGQKKRNITPDLIQHSNNIKDRGEWDKGIGGSNKTYSILHFTGKEEEEKKDKTLFSKPIERGGQVYSNLMIKGSSLKNWHDNESISKKKRIKKKVETSRSQNKTGNIMFNSLNKENINEKNISEQVKKLSKQEGYTNGRGSEKDFHNLNASFLYGKKTGIITDVPILTSKKKLRKYSNYVDLKSLNISMRTLEFFVEKQYLKKDIPSTKMHSIKGRRSKLRGEMSIGRSKTSEKTSRGRRKKKDFPPSTNLHMSFLKKQENRRKIKKIKKKYEKNKEKKQKKEEREKLEKMEKKYNFGELTEKDQFSILSYNESSENQSHVTPKILYDAKKKKNSRMATLAATTSNADVNITTCEKHNGEKLKFPKIITKKTITSFNLNEKHANDFNEQPILNEKKEKIFKWSNNEIKSDSFTDKLKKIIQVKRTLYSSNNNIIEYSYEDLENLQNMESKEEEVKMNNESTKEELISGKKKNAIFTERKDSIFSNKRKNKVVEQFLTIKINIITVYLHYFNIKRVNMKGNFNMKVTIYSSSNMKTIENNCKTDTFPCYFTSHTNGICLSSDAFKKIDALCENDSKEYFKLIISCRRERAFLKKELIRIYSRTFQAPVELKAYNLSRNKKYAFETSSSNDELYELNGNIIMGTL, from the exons ATGAGCTTCga TGAAGATTCTCCCTTTCTATATGAAAACTTAAAAA GTATATTACAAGCCAGCCATAAG GTACATgacaaaaggaaaaagtatGTTGACCATATCTTTGACTTGGCATTTCATAATTTACACCCCAAAAGAACTTCATACAAGGGAGAAGAAAAGTCAAATGAAATAAACTGTAACGGTTTAATAACTAGGATACATAATAATGAGAGTTATTATGAAAACGATGCATTAGCTACTTTGAATGAACCCTTTTCTGATATAGCTAATACTGAACAATGGCTTAAACCATTTAATAAGGATAACTTCTGTCTTAaagagaaatataataaaaacaggTTCTGTTGCACAGAAAATTTTGGATGCTTCAAagaacttaaaaaaaatgatgacagaacattattcattaaaaatgttaagagAAAATTCATTAATGACTTATGTGAGTATTATAATAAACTCagagtaaaatattttgatgaGAATTTGTTATTTGAAAACTCTACAACGGACGACAAA GATTTTAAACTGAAGGAAAGTACTAGCGAAAATGAAGGCATTCCTAACAATAGAATGTCATGTAATTACTTGAAAAAAGACTATATATTAACCATACggaaattttactttatcaagcatttatataatttgtgcACATACAtctatacatatgcatatatatatatacatacatatataggtTCCTCTGAAGACACGCCAGATAATCGCCACTCGGATATCAGCATTTTGAGGAAAAACAACTGTAAATTGAATGAGAAGAATAAAATTCAACAGTCTTTGTTTCATTTGGGGGAAAGAACTTATGCTCCTCCCTAttcaaataataagaaatgtATTCCTGAAATTTTTAGTAATCAAGATAAagaatacatatacgtaAGTGCAGATGTAAATCTCTCTGCAAAGAGAGAAAATAGATCAGCTTTTAAACTCATGAATGAAAATTctagaaattatataaaaacagatagaaaagataaatttttCAGAAATATGAAGAAGGAAATTCCAAATAAgcaatttataaatattaaaaacaaaaatacatattttgatTCAAACAAGAAGAAAATACCCTTAGTATTAAGTTGtgagaaaaaagaaacagatttaaaacaaaagacaaaaaattatggtaATCATAAAGAGCTTAATAAGggtaatatacatatagaaaaagaaaaaagagtaaataatatatcaaaagAATTTAGTAGTGATTTAGATAATAGTAAGAACGAACATGTTATTTATGTTTCACCTAATAGTGACAATACTACCGTAAGTAGAACTAAGAAAggtatgataaaatatactcCCGAATTATTCTACAATAGTGAACGATTTAACAGAACAAAGTTGAAATTGACGCATAATAAATCCTTTTTAGAGAGTCAACAAAATTTAAGTAAGTTGTGCAAGTTGAATGAGGTGAATAAGTCGAATAAGATAAATAGGTCTAATAAGATAAATAGGTcgaataagaataatatcattaaaaacTTAGATTTACCTGGACAAGGTGATAAACGAAAAATGGAGgcagaaaatataattttaaataattaccAGAGAAACctagaaaataaaagtaataaaagttttaaagGTATACTTTACACTGTTAAGGAAAAGATTGATCTTGTCACTGACAGTGAAGGAAGTACTACATCCGTAAACGTACAGAAGAATAAAGCGAAGGAATACATAGTcaacaaattaaataaagtaGAACTAGGAAATAAACTAACTCAAACAAATTTACACCGTGAAGACCATAATGATGATGATACACATACGTCTTGGGAAAGCCATAATAAGGATAtcttaaatttttctaataaaaatgagaaaaaaagtgagtatgaaacaaaaaagaaattttataaatctgCAGCAAGTGTTTCGCGGATAATAAAATggtacaataaaaaaataccaaGTATGAATAAAATGACGCACGAAAGGAAACAATCATTTTCTAAAAAGAGACCAGATAAAAGGCAGAAGtgtaggaaaaaaaaaggaggaacAAAACCAGACAATAGAAAATTAGGGAAAAAAGTagtagaaaaaaacaaaatgataaatgagaaaaaaaattggacaGAGTCATCATACGAagcggaaaaaaaaaaaattctcctGTATGAAAAGCATAAATTTGAGAACAAACAATTAGACTATTACTTTGATATGAATAAGCCCAAAGGagaaataatagaaaagggaaatttcaaaaaaaaaacaaaaaagaagaaggaaAACATATcaatgaagaagaagaaaaaaaaggacagTTATCATTATATGCACGATGAAGATAACAATAtggaaacaaataaatatgtgaGTCCAAGGTTTTCAAATATGGAAACCTTCTCAGTAATGTGTGTGGAAGAAAAAAGCGGAAGCAATGatattgaaaaattgaaCTATGATAAAGATTACAAAAGTGGCAGAAAGGCATATACTAAGCTTCATACTAATGGTAGAAGTGAAAAGAACAGGGGAAAAAGAAGTTACggaattttaaatattttcaaatctTCTACAGATAGTATCCATATTAAGAGTAATAGCATATCACATGAAAAGATGAATTTGAATAACGAATGGAACGAAAAAGTGaaacaaaatgaagaagTTGTGTGGGGAAAAGCAGATCGTGAAAGCGGGGAAGACCGGAAAGGTAGTGAAATATACAGTCTTGAAAGAAGTGAGAAGAATTACGATAGAGATAGACATGTCAGTGAATGGAAGACAAGAAGAGCATGTAAAAATACTCttgatatatattcaaaGGAGAACATATATACTAATACGCAGTTTAGAAGAATTATTGAAAAGAGGAAaagaaatgatataaatgtaaatatcgAAGAAGGAACTACTAACAGTGATTActatgatgatgatgataatgatagagaaaaaaaaataaaacctaaaaacagcaaaaatggaaaaggaaatttttattatggcattgttaattatgaaaaattgaGGAAAGAAAATACTAAAAGTAGGGGCAATATAGATAATGCAAAGAGTTATAGAACCATTTCTACAAATTCGTTATTGTATATGAATGAATATGACAAGGTAGCAGATGAACAGTACTACGGAGACGATGAGAGTTCGCACTTGAGTTCATCATCATCCGAGATTCATTATAGTAACAGAAGGGaaagttatataaatttctacagtaaaatgtatatagGAAAATCAAGCGAAGAGCAATGTTGTGTGCAAAAGAACGAACAGTATTGTTATGACTATTCTAGTTATAGAGAAAAACATGAAGAAGGAAATTTTACAGCAATTGGTAATATTCCAAAAGAGAGCAGCATAATCAAAAGTAATGTTGTCTATTCGGATGATAATACAAAAGATTTAATAAGGAGTAATAACAAATTACATACAGATGTActattacataataaattagtACCTGGTGGTGTAGGGGGAACAAAAGTACTGATAAGCTCATCTTTAGAGAATAGTGTTCGAgataattttacaaaaaggGCTTTTATTATGCATGAAGAAATGTACAAAgttttgaaaaagaaaaagtacgataatgaaatagaaaacatattaaaaatattttctaaacATGTAAAGGCAAAAAGGACATACAACAAAAGTGACGATTATCttgttgtaaaaaaaaaaaaaaaaagatcaaacaaacaaaatgttaaaaaaaaaatacaaaaaatgggTAGTAAAAAAAGGTGTAATAAAATAGAGAGAGAAGAACTGAAGACGCAAAATATAGACCTAACAAGTTATACGAAacctataaaaaaaatggacaAAATTTATTTGGACAAAGCTCCAAAAAGCTTGCCTCTAactatgttaataataagaaactttgaagaaaataaggaaaaagtagataaacatataaaagtAAGATATAAGGTCGAATTGACAACTAATATGAAGAGCACacttaaattaaaagaatcaATTGAAAAGGAGAAACAGCTATTTTCAAGAAttgagaaaatatataatttttgtgaTGTATACAAAGAAGAAactaatgaaaaatatgattacAATCTTGTAGATACATTTATTCCATTTCCAAATATGAAAAGATTTTCGAACAATCTTGAGCCATATAAAATGATAACATTTAATACAACAGCGGAGAAggaggggaaaaaaaatgtctCTTTCAATATAAGTAGAATTGTAAAGAATAATTGGGGTAAAAACACGCATAAGAACAAATTTACTCCATACAATAATAACAGCATTAGGGCAGTTAAGgaattagaaaaaagaaatgtttATACATTTGGAAAAAAATCGAATTTATTATCTAAACGTGATACCTATAATAAAGTGTGTAACGGAGGGGGAGGTAGTATAAAATTACCTACAAAAATGATagtattttcaaaaaagggGGGAAAAAACACTGCTTTTTCCCCTTTAAGTAGGAAGAACACATTGAAGCATAATTTCAATAGAGATATGCTTTTATTAAATAGAAGAGAAGAACAATATGAAAATGGAACTAGTACATATGATGTAACTTCACCCTTGCCAAAACAAGCGTTAAAAGTAGATGATTTTACTTGTGAgagtaaatattttgaaaaaaacaaatactcTACAAATATCGAGCAATATAGTGTGGTAATAAGAAACTCTAtggaaaaagagaagaaaaaggaagtatttttaaaagaaagaaacaaattaaaaagtcCAAGAAGAGTGAAAAGCTCAACTGATATAAACATTTCCACTACAAAATTGTCGAATGACAAGaagataaatgaaaattttaccataaaaaatgaaacgtTACCAAAAGTTAATgaagtgtatatatgtaagggGAAAAGCACGAATAATATCCAAGACGAAATTATCCGTTACGGACAATTAAAAAACTCTTTAACGGCaggttttaaaaaaattagctcTAAGgggaaagaaaatattagcCATGTTATTAAAGGTCAAAACAGTGACAGCTATAGTTCATTGGACCCTTTTGAAAGTGAAAAGAGGAACAACAGAAATTACAAGGATGTTAAGAAAGGGGtggaaggaaaaaaaataacaagtTGTTTTGACAATGATAGAGTTGTTTCCATTGACGAAAGTGAAAACTTTATAAAGCACTACCGTGAGAGGGAAGAGACTACCCATGAGAGGGAAGAGACTACCCATGAGAGGGAAGAGACTACCCATGAGAGGGAAGAGACTACCCATGAGAGGGAAGAGACTACCCTTGAGAGGGACAAATCTACGCGTGAGGGTCTTCCTAAGGGTGAAGAGTTGCACAAGGAGAAGGACAAatataaaactaaaatatatcataaaaaaaaagatattaatgGTAGCGTAAGTAATAACGACAGTAGTAACTGTAGTAtggataaaaataacaaactGATCCCTGGAATAGTCGACAGCATTGTGCACGTTTCTGAAAGAAATGCTTTTAATAAAGTATATCCagtaaataaagaagaaatgaATGGCAATAAAACGGGGATATATTCTAAAATACTTTACGAAGAAGAAAATACAAGAAAAAGAGACAAAGATGGGAAAAACCTTACAGGAGAAAAAGCGAAAGTAGAGggtatatatgaaaaatgtaaacttAAGAAAGATACGATAAGAATATACCCAAATTGGCTTAATGAggaaaatgaatatttatatgaacgAGTTTCTCCTATTTTTGCAAAAGAATTCCATAAATTTTcgaaagaaaatttaaaagaaaaaaagagaagaagaaAGGAGAAACGTATGTATAAAAAGGGAAAGTGCCTCAGCAGATTAAACAGTTTAAGCAGATTAAGCAGGTTAAGCAGATTAAACAGTTTAAGCAGATTAGGCAGGTTAAGCAGATTAGGCAGGTTAAGCAGATTAAACAGTTTAAGCAGATTAAGCAAGTTAAGCAgattaaacaaattaaacaTGTCGTTTGCATCGAATTCAAAAGGGGAAGAAACCATTTTAGGGTGTTTGGCTAAAAAAGAGGGaaataagtataattttGTAAGTAAGATTAGATATGATGATGGtcaaaaaaagagaaatatcACCCCTGATTTAATACAACATAGTAACAATATAAAGGATAGGGGAGAATGGGATAAAGGTATAGGGGGGTCTAATAAGACATATTCAATATTACACTTTACAGGgaaagaggaagaagagaaaaaagataaaactTTATTTTCTAAACCGATTGAGAGAGGGGGACAAGTTTATTCCAATCTAATGATAAAAGGTAGTTCTTTAAAAAACTGGCATGATAATGAAAGcatttccaaaaaaaaaaggatcaAAAAGAAAGTAGAAACTTCACGTTCCCAAAATAAAACAGGTAACATCATGTTCAATAGTttaaacaaagaaaatataaatgaaaaaaatatatcggAACAGGTGAAGAAATTAAGTAAACAAGAGGGTTATACCAATGGGAGGGGGAGTGAAAAGGATTTTCACAATTTGAATGCCTCCTttttatatggaaaaaaaacaGGCATAATAACAGATGTACCAATTTTaacaagtaaaaaaaagctaagaaaatattcaaattatgTTGATTTAAAAAgcttaaatatatctatgaGAACACTTGAATTTTTTGTGGAAAAGCAGTACCTTAAAAAGGATATTCCTAGCACAAAAATGCACAGTATCAAAGGGAGAAGAAGCAAATTAAGAGGGGAAATGAGCATAGGAAGAAGTAAGACAAGCGAGAAAACAAGCagaggaagaagaaaaaaaaaagattttccCCCTTCTACCAATTTACACATgtcatttttgaaaaaacaggaaaacagaagaaaaataaaaaaaataaaaaagaaatatgaaaagaataaagaaaagaagcaaaaaaaggaagaaagggaaaaactagaaaaaatggaaaaaaagtaCAATTTTGGCGAACTTACGGAAAAAGACCAGTTTTCAATTTTAAGTTACAATGAAAGTAGTGAAAACCAGTCCCATGTTACcccaaaaatattatatgacgcaaaaaaaaaaaaaaatagtcgCATGGCTACTTTGGCTGCTACAACTTCTAATGCGGATGTTAATATTACCACTTGTGAGAAACATAATggggaaaaattaaaatttccaaaaattataacaaaaaaaacaataaccAGCTTTAATTTAAATGAGAAACATGCAAACGATTTTAATGAACAACCCAttctaaatgaaaaaaaagaaaaaatatttaaatggtcaaataatgaaataaaaagtgACAGCTTTACtgacaaattaaaaaaaataattcaagtAAAGCGTACACTTTATTCAAGTAACAACAACATAATAGAATATTCTTACGAAGATTTagaaaatttacaaaatatggAAAGTAAGGAGGAAGAAGTTAAAATGAACAATGAATCGACAAAAGAGGAGTTGATATctggcaaaaaaaaaaatgcaatcTTTACTGAAAGAAAAGACAGCATTTTTTCTAACAAAAGGAAGAATAAGGTGGTTGAACAGTTTTTAACCATcaagataaatataataacagtaTATCTAcactattttaatataaaacgCGTGAATATGAAAGGAAATTTTAACATGAAGGTAACTATTTATTCTTCTAGTAATATGAAGACAATTGAAAATAATTGTAAGACTGACACCTTTCCATGTTACTTTACATCTCACACGAATGGAATTTGCTTAAGTTCTGATGCCTTCAAAAAGATCGAC GCATTATGTGAAAATGATTCCAAGGAATACTTTAAATTGATTATTTCCTGTCGACGAGAAAGggcttttttaaaaaaggagtTAATAAGAATCTACAGCAGAACTTTCCAAGCC CCTGTAGAATTGAAGGCATACAACTTAAGCCGAAATAAGAAATATGCATTCGAGACTAGCAGCTCAAATGATGAGCTCTACGAATTGAATG GTAATATTATAATGGGTACGCTCTAG